From Acinonyx jubatus isolate Ajub_Pintada_27869175 chromosome B2, VMU_Ajub_asm_v1.0, whole genome shotgun sequence, a single genomic window includes:
- the CNKSR3 gene encoding connector enhancer of kinase suppressor of ras 3 isoform X1, with amino-acid sequence MEPVTKWSPKQVVDWTRGLDDCLQQYVHKFEREKINGEQLLQISHQDLEELGVTRIGHQELVLEAVDLLCALNYGLETDNMKNLVLKLRASSHNLQNYISSWRKSPAYDGDTSHKPPNELLTSVVELIGAAKALLAWLDRAPFTGITDFSVTKNKIIQLCLDLTTTVQKDCLVAEMEDKVLAVVKVLNGICDKTIRSATDPVMSQCACLEEVHLPNVKPGEGLGMYIKSTYDGLHVITGTTENSPADRSQKIHAGDEVIQVNQQTVVGWQLKNLVRKLRENPTGVVLLLKKRPTGSFNFTPAPLKNLRWKPPLVQVSVTGCELHLVSAREQCHCCWPTEVTKLKTSPPPTTTQSPESTMATSLKKEKPAILDLYIPPPPAVPYSPRDENGSFLYGGFSKCKQPLPGPKGSESPNSFLDQESRRRRFTIADSDQLPGYSVETNILPTKMREKTPSHGKPRPLSMPADGSWMGIVDPFARPRGHGRKGEDALCRYFSNERIPPIIEESSSPAYRFSRPTGERQLVRGADYVRGSRCYINSDLHSSATIPFQEEGTRKKPVAAEAKSSSTEPSLLVSWFTRLKLLTH; translated from the exons GGCTAGATGATTGCCTGCAGCAGTATGTTCACAAGTTCGAACGGGAGAAGATAAACGGAGAGCAGCTGCTGCAGATTTCccatcaggatcttgaagagctGGGGGTCACGCGAATTGGACACCAGGAACTCGTGTTGGAGGCTGTCGACCTTCTCTGTGCACTG aATTACGGCCTTGAAACCGATAATATGAAGAACTTGGTTCTGAAACTGCGAGCATCTTCCCACAACTTACAGAATTACATAAGTAGCTGGCGGAAAAGTCCGGCTTACGATGGGGACACTTCCCACAAGCCCCCGAACGAACTCCTGACCTCTGTGGTGGAGCTAATCGGTGCTGCTAAGGCCTTGTTAGCTTGGCTGGACCG GGCTCCATTTACAGGGATCACCGATTTCTCAGTAACGAAGAACAAGATCATTCAGCTCTGCCTGGACCTGACCACTACAGTCCAGAAG gatTGCCTTGTAGCAGAAATGGAGGATAAAGTTTTAGCCGTA GTCAAGGTTTTAAATGGCATCTGTGACAAAACAATACGATCTGCTACAGATCCTGTTATGAGCCAGTGTGCGTGTCTGGAGGAAGTTCACCTGCCAAACGTTAAGCCTGGGGAAGGCCTG GGCATGTACATCAAATCAACCTATGATGGATTGCACGTGATTACTGGAACCACCGAGAAT TCTCCTGCAGACAGATCTCAGAAGATTCATGCTGGTGATGAAGTCATTCAGGTTAATCAGCAAACTGTG gTGGGATGGCAGCTGAAAAACCTGGTGAGGAAGTTGAGGGAGAATCCTACTGGCGTCGTATTACTGCTTAAGAAGCGTCCCACGGGCTCTTTCAACTTTACCCCTGCCCCCCTGAAAAACCTACGGTGGAAACCACCGCTGGTGCAGGTATCCGTTACTGGTTGTGAACTTCACCTGGTGTCAGCACGTGAACAGTGTCATTGTTGTTGGCCTACAGAAGTGACAAAATTGAAG ACCTCACCTCCACCCACGACAACCCAGTCCCCTGAAAGCACAATGGCTACCTCGCTGAAGAAGGAGAAGCCCGCCATCTTGGATCTTTATATCCCTCCTCCACCAGCCGTTCCCTACTCGCCCCG GGATGAGAACGGGAGTTTTCTTTATGGAGGATTCAGTAAGTGTAAACAGCCCTTGCCTGGACCTAAGGGCTCAGAGTCCCCAAATTCCTTCTTGGACCAGGAGAGCCGAAGACGGAGATTTACCATCGCTGATTCTGATCAGTTGCCCGGGTATTCGGTGGAAACCAATATTCTGCCcacaaaaatgagagagaaaacaccGTCTCATG GCAAGCCCCGGCCTTTGTCCATGCCTGCAGACGGGAGCTGGATGGGGATCGTGGACCCTTTTGCCAGACCTCGAGGTCATGGGAGGAAGG GTGAAGACGCCCTCTGCCGGTATTTCAGCAATGAGCGGATCCCTCCCATCATCGAAGAAAGCTCCTCGCCCGCATACCGTTTCTCAAGGcccacaggggagaggcagctggTCCGAGGCGCAGACTATGTCCGAGGGAGCAGGTGCTACATCAATTCCGATCTCCACAGCAGTGCCACGATTCCATTCCAGGAGGAAGGGACCAGAAAGAAGCCGGTGGCCGCGGAGGCCAAGTCCTCCTCTACAGAACCGTCCCTGCTGGTCAGCTGGTTTACCCGCCTGAAACTGTTGACTCACTGA
- the CNKSR3 gene encoding connector enhancer of kinase suppressor of ras 3 isoform X2, whose translation MEPVTKWSPKQVVDWTRGLDDCLQQYVHKFEREKINGEQLLQISHQDLEELGVTRIGHQELVLEAVDLLCALNYGLETDNMKNLVLKLRASSHNLQNYISSWRKSPAYDGDTSHKPPNELLTSVVELIGAAKALLAWLDRAPFTGITDFSVTKNKIIQLCLDLTTTVQKDCLVAEMEDKVLAVVKVLNGICDKTIRSATDPVMSQCACLEEVHLPNVKPGEGLGMYIKSTYDGLHVITGTTENSPADRSQKIHAGDEVIQVNQQTVVGWQLKNLVRKLRENPTGVVLLLKKRPTGSFNFTPAPLKNLRWKPPLVQTSPPPTTTQSPESTMATSLKKEKPAILDLYIPPPPAVPYSPRDENGSFLYGGFSKCKQPLPGPKGSESPNSFLDQESRRRRFTIADSDQLPGYSVETNILPTKMREKTPSHGKPRPLSMPADGSWMGIVDPFARPRGHGRKGEDALCRYFSNERIPPIIEESSSPAYRFSRPTGERQLVRGADYVRGSRCYINSDLHSSATIPFQEEGTRKKPVAAEAKSSSTEPSLLVSWFTRLKLLTH comes from the exons GGCTAGATGATTGCCTGCAGCAGTATGTTCACAAGTTCGAACGGGAGAAGATAAACGGAGAGCAGCTGCTGCAGATTTCccatcaggatcttgaagagctGGGGGTCACGCGAATTGGACACCAGGAACTCGTGTTGGAGGCTGTCGACCTTCTCTGTGCACTG aATTACGGCCTTGAAACCGATAATATGAAGAACTTGGTTCTGAAACTGCGAGCATCTTCCCACAACTTACAGAATTACATAAGTAGCTGGCGGAAAAGTCCGGCTTACGATGGGGACACTTCCCACAAGCCCCCGAACGAACTCCTGACCTCTGTGGTGGAGCTAATCGGTGCTGCTAAGGCCTTGTTAGCTTGGCTGGACCG GGCTCCATTTACAGGGATCACCGATTTCTCAGTAACGAAGAACAAGATCATTCAGCTCTGCCTGGACCTGACCACTACAGTCCAGAAG gatTGCCTTGTAGCAGAAATGGAGGATAAAGTTTTAGCCGTA GTCAAGGTTTTAAATGGCATCTGTGACAAAACAATACGATCTGCTACAGATCCTGTTATGAGCCAGTGTGCGTGTCTGGAGGAAGTTCACCTGCCAAACGTTAAGCCTGGGGAAGGCCTG GGCATGTACATCAAATCAACCTATGATGGATTGCACGTGATTACTGGAACCACCGAGAAT TCTCCTGCAGACAGATCTCAGAAGATTCATGCTGGTGATGAAGTCATTCAGGTTAATCAGCAAACTGTG gTGGGATGGCAGCTGAAAAACCTGGTGAGGAAGTTGAGGGAGAATCCTACTGGCGTCGTATTACTGCTTAAGAAGCGTCCCACGGGCTCTTTCAACTTTACCCCTGCCCCCCTGAAAAACCTACGGTGGAAACCACCGCTGGTGCAG ACCTCACCTCCACCCACGACAACCCAGTCCCCTGAAAGCACAATGGCTACCTCGCTGAAGAAGGAGAAGCCCGCCATCTTGGATCTTTATATCCCTCCTCCACCAGCCGTTCCCTACTCGCCCCG GGATGAGAACGGGAGTTTTCTTTATGGAGGATTCAGTAAGTGTAAACAGCCCTTGCCTGGACCTAAGGGCTCAGAGTCCCCAAATTCCTTCTTGGACCAGGAGAGCCGAAGACGGAGATTTACCATCGCTGATTCTGATCAGTTGCCCGGGTATTCGGTGGAAACCAATATTCTGCCcacaaaaatgagagagaaaacaccGTCTCATG GCAAGCCCCGGCCTTTGTCCATGCCTGCAGACGGGAGCTGGATGGGGATCGTGGACCCTTTTGCCAGACCTCGAGGTCATGGGAGGAAGG GTGAAGACGCCCTCTGCCGGTATTTCAGCAATGAGCGGATCCCTCCCATCATCGAAGAAAGCTCCTCGCCCGCATACCGTTTCTCAAGGcccacaggggagaggcagctggTCCGAGGCGCAGACTATGTCCGAGGGAGCAGGTGCTACATCAATTCCGATCTCCACAGCAGTGCCACGATTCCATTCCAGGAGGAAGGGACCAGAAAGAAGCCGGTGGCCGCGGAGGCCAAGTCCTCCTCTACAGAACCGTCCCTGCTGGTCAGCTGGTTTACCCGCCTGAAACTGTTGACTCACTGA
- the CNKSR3 gene encoding connector enhancer of kinase suppressor of ras 3 isoform X3, giving the protein MDLSLSTCRKGFEDRQITLQSTIGENYGLETDNMKNLVLKLRASSHNLQNYISSWRKSPAYDGDTSHKPPNELLTSVVELIGAAKALLAWLDRAPFTGITDFSVTKNKIIQLCLDLTTTVQKDCLVAEMEDKVLAVVKVLNGICDKTIRSATDPVMSQCACLEEVHLPNVKPGEGLGMYIKSTYDGLHVITGTTENSPADRSQKIHAGDEVIQVNQQTVVGWQLKNLVRKLRENPTGVVLLLKKRPTGSFNFTPAPLKNLRWKPPLVQVSVTGCELHLVSAREQCHCCWPTEVTKLKTSPPPTTTQSPESTMATSLKKEKPAILDLYIPPPPAVPYSPRDENGSFLYGGFSKCKQPLPGPKGSESPNSFLDQESRRRRFTIADSDQLPGYSVETNILPTKMREKTPSHGKPRPLSMPADGSWMGIVDPFARPRGHGRKGEDALCRYFSNERIPPIIEESSSPAYRFSRPTGERQLVRGADYVRGSRCYINSDLHSSATIPFQEEGTRKKPVAAEAKSSSTEPSLLVSWFTRLKLLTH; this is encoded by the exons ATGGATTTGTCTCTTTCAACTTGCAGGAAGGGGTTTGAGGACAGGCAAATTACTTTGCAGTCCACAATAGGAGAG aATTACGGCCTTGAAACCGATAATATGAAGAACTTGGTTCTGAAACTGCGAGCATCTTCCCACAACTTACAGAATTACATAAGTAGCTGGCGGAAAAGTCCGGCTTACGATGGGGACACTTCCCACAAGCCCCCGAACGAACTCCTGACCTCTGTGGTGGAGCTAATCGGTGCTGCTAAGGCCTTGTTAGCTTGGCTGGACCG GGCTCCATTTACAGGGATCACCGATTTCTCAGTAACGAAGAACAAGATCATTCAGCTCTGCCTGGACCTGACCACTACAGTCCAGAAG gatTGCCTTGTAGCAGAAATGGAGGATAAAGTTTTAGCCGTA GTCAAGGTTTTAAATGGCATCTGTGACAAAACAATACGATCTGCTACAGATCCTGTTATGAGCCAGTGTGCGTGTCTGGAGGAAGTTCACCTGCCAAACGTTAAGCCTGGGGAAGGCCTG GGCATGTACATCAAATCAACCTATGATGGATTGCACGTGATTACTGGAACCACCGAGAAT TCTCCTGCAGACAGATCTCAGAAGATTCATGCTGGTGATGAAGTCATTCAGGTTAATCAGCAAACTGTG gTGGGATGGCAGCTGAAAAACCTGGTGAGGAAGTTGAGGGAGAATCCTACTGGCGTCGTATTACTGCTTAAGAAGCGTCCCACGGGCTCTTTCAACTTTACCCCTGCCCCCCTGAAAAACCTACGGTGGAAACCACCGCTGGTGCAGGTATCCGTTACTGGTTGTGAACTTCACCTGGTGTCAGCACGTGAACAGTGTCATTGTTGTTGGCCTACAGAAGTGACAAAATTGAAG ACCTCACCTCCACCCACGACAACCCAGTCCCCTGAAAGCACAATGGCTACCTCGCTGAAGAAGGAGAAGCCCGCCATCTTGGATCTTTATATCCCTCCTCCACCAGCCGTTCCCTACTCGCCCCG GGATGAGAACGGGAGTTTTCTTTATGGAGGATTCAGTAAGTGTAAACAGCCCTTGCCTGGACCTAAGGGCTCAGAGTCCCCAAATTCCTTCTTGGACCAGGAGAGCCGAAGACGGAGATTTACCATCGCTGATTCTGATCAGTTGCCCGGGTATTCGGTGGAAACCAATATTCTGCCcacaaaaatgagagagaaaacaccGTCTCATG GCAAGCCCCGGCCTTTGTCCATGCCTGCAGACGGGAGCTGGATGGGGATCGTGGACCCTTTTGCCAGACCTCGAGGTCATGGGAGGAAGG GTGAAGACGCCCTCTGCCGGTATTTCAGCAATGAGCGGATCCCTCCCATCATCGAAGAAAGCTCCTCGCCCGCATACCGTTTCTCAAGGcccacaggggagaggcagctggTCCGAGGCGCAGACTATGTCCGAGGGAGCAGGTGCTACATCAATTCCGATCTCCACAGCAGTGCCACGATTCCATTCCAGGAGGAAGGGACCAGAAAGAAGCCGGTGGCCGCGGAGGCCAAGTCCTCCTCTACAGAACCGTCCCTGCTGGTCAGCTGGTTTACCCGCCTGAAACTGTTGACTCACTGA
- the CNKSR3 gene encoding connector enhancer of kinase suppressor of ras 3 isoform X4, whose protein sequence is MKNLVLKLRASSHNLQNYISSWRKSPAYDGDTSHKPPNELLTSVVELIGAAKALLAWLDRAPFTGITDFSVTKNKIIQLCLDLTTTVQKDCLVAEMEDKVLAVVKVLNGICDKTIRSATDPVMSQCACLEEVHLPNVKPGEGLGMYIKSTYDGLHVITGTTENSPADRSQKIHAGDEVIQVNQQTVVGWQLKNLVRKLRENPTGVVLLLKKRPTGSFNFTPAPLKNLRWKPPLVQVSVTGCELHLVSAREQCHCCWPTEVTKLKTSPPPTTTQSPESTMATSLKKEKPAILDLYIPPPPAVPYSPRDENGSFLYGGFSKCKQPLPGPKGSESPNSFLDQESRRRRFTIADSDQLPGYSVETNILPTKMREKTPSHGKPRPLSMPADGSWMGIVDPFARPRGHGRKGEDALCRYFSNERIPPIIEESSSPAYRFSRPTGERQLVRGADYVRGSRCYINSDLHSSATIPFQEEGTRKKPVAAEAKSSSTEPSLLVSWFTRLKLLTH, encoded by the exons ATGAAGAACTTGGTTCTGAAACTGCGAGCATCTTCCCACAACTTACAGAATTACATAAGTAGCTGGCGGAAAAGTCCGGCTTACGATGGGGACACTTCCCACAAGCCCCCGAACGAACTCCTGACCTCTGTGGTGGAGCTAATCGGTGCTGCTAAGGCCTTGTTAGCTTGGCTGGACCG GGCTCCATTTACAGGGATCACCGATTTCTCAGTAACGAAGAACAAGATCATTCAGCTCTGCCTGGACCTGACCACTACAGTCCAGAAG gatTGCCTTGTAGCAGAAATGGAGGATAAAGTTTTAGCCGTA GTCAAGGTTTTAAATGGCATCTGTGACAAAACAATACGATCTGCTACAGATCCTGTTATGAGCCAGTGTGCGTGTCTGGAGGAAGTTCACCTGCCAAACGTTAAGCCTGGGGAAGGCCTG GGCATGTACATCAAATCAACCTATGATGGATTGCACGTGATTACTGGAACCACCGAGAAT TCTCCTGCAGACAGATCTCAGAAGATTCATGCTGGTGATGAAGTCATTCAGGTTAATCAGCAAACTGTG gTGGGATGGCAGCTGAAAAACCTGGTGAGGAAGTTGAGGGAGAATCCTACTGGCGTCGTATTACTGCTTAAGAAGCGTCCCACGGGCTCTTTCAACTTTACCCCTGCCCCCCTGAAAAACCTACGGTGGAAACCACCGCTGGTGCAGGTATCCGTTACTGGTTGTGAACTTCACCTGGTGTCAGCACGTGAACAGTGTCATTGTTGTTGGCCTACAGAAGTGACAAAATTGAAG ACCTCACCTCCACCCACGACAACCCAGTCCCCTGAAAGCACAATGGCTACCTCGCTGAAGAAGGAGAAGCCCGCCATCTTGGATCTTTATATCCCTCCTCCACCAGCCGTTCCCTACTCGCCCCG GGATGAGAACGGGAGTTTTCTTTATGGAGGATTCAGTAAGTGTAAACAGCCCTTGCCTGGACCTAAGGGCTCAGAGTCCCCAAATTCCTTCTTGGACCAGGAGAGCCGAAGACGGAGATTTACCATCGCTGATTCTGATCAGTTGCCCGGGTATTCGGTGGAAACCAATATTCTGCCcacaaaaatgagagagaaaacaccGTCTCATG GCAAGCCCCGGCCTTTGTCCATGCCTGCAGACGGGAGCTGGATGGGGATCGTGGACCCTTTTGCCAGACCTCGAGGTCATGGGAGGAAGG GTGAAGACGCCCTCTGCCGGTATTTCAGCAATGAGCGGATCCCTCCCATCATCGAAGAAAGCTCCTCGCCCGCATACCGTTTCTCAAGGcccacaggggagaggcagctggTCCGAGGCGCAGACTATGTCCGAGGGAGCAGGTGCTACATCAATTCCGATCTCCACAGCAGTGCCACGATTCCATTCCAGGAGGAAGGGACCAGAAAGAAGCCGGTGGCCGCGGAGGCCAAGTCCTCCTCTACAGAACCGTCCCTGCTGGTCAGCTGGTTTACCCGCCTGAAACTGTTGACTCACTGA